From Cellulomonas dongxiuzhuiae, the proteins below share one genomic window:
- a CDS encoding nuclease-related domain-containing protein, with protein sequence MDEVLTVRRWRRYGADRLYVTHETGARVGSVDLQSGEVVADDPVLEARVRRAAQAYLRSDVPELVLPVTSELASIDALDGAGLTAWLGGPDDDRPRDERGSPVGSRLDRLADDGWQAVHDVPLGRQGTVVEHLLVGPGGIFTVTERRHPDSHVRATSRTMHVDGRSVPYLRDARLEAARVQGLLQSAGCAGVAVHAVLVITGDLERDVLDPPQDILVIARHEVPNLFRRLPARLEPARVSAVAQVARRRTTWAR encoded by the coding sequence GTGGACGAGGTCCTGACAGTTCGGCGATGGCGGCGGTACGGCGCCGATCGCCTCTACGTCACGCACGAGACCGGTGCGCGCGTCGGATCCGTCGACCTCCAGTCCGGCGAGGTCGTCGCCGACGACCCGGTCCTCGAGGCCCGGGTGCGTCGCGCCGCGCAGGCCTATCTGCGCTCCGACGTCCCGGAGCTGGTCCTGCCCGTCACCTCCGAGCTGGCCTCGATCGACGCGCTCGACGGCGCGGGCCTGACGGCGTGGCTCGGCGGGCCCGACGACGACCGGCCGCGCGACGAGCGCGGCAGCCCGGTGGGCTCCCGCCTCGACCGCCTCGCGGATGACGGCTGGCAGGCCGTGCACGACGTCCCGCTGGGCCGCCAGGGCACGGTCGTCGAGCACCTGCTGGTCGGGCCGGGCGGCATCTTCACGGTCACCGAGCGGCGGCACCCGGACAGCCACGTCCGCGCCACGTCCCGCACGATGCACGTCGACGGCCGCTCGGTGCCGTACCTGCGCGACGCGCGCCTCGAGGCCGCACGCGTCCAGGGTCTGCTGCAGTCCGCGGGGTGCGCGGGCGTCGCCGTGCACGCCGTGCTCGTCATCACCGGCGACCTCGAGCGCGACGTGCTGGACCCGCCGCAGGACATCCTGGTCATCGCGCGCCACGAGGTGCCGAACCTCTTCCGTCGGCTGCCGGCGCGGCTGGAGCCGGCGCGGGTCTCCGCGGTCGCGCAGGTCGCCCGCCGCCGCACGACCTGGGCGCGCTGA
- a CDS encoding MarR family winged helix-turn-helix transcriptional regulator, translating into MTDDPVLRVERELGLFLRRARAASAGLARTVHPDLDASAYLLLAAVARTPGTRASDLADLLGVGRGTMSRQVTRLERLGLLTRSADPRDSRSQPLTLTEEGARRLAHARTGRQQYLRDSLVAWPAEELTHLADLLARLNDDLVQDGERSAGPG; encoded by the coding sequence ATGACCGACGACCCCGTCCTGCGTGTCGAGCGGGAGCTCGGGCTCTTCCTGCGTCGCGCGCGCGCGGCCTCCGCGGGCCTCGCGCGCACCGTCCACCCGGACCTCGACGCGTCCGCCTACCTGCTGCTGGCGGCCGTCGCGCGCACGCCCGGCACCCGCGCGAGCGACCTCGCCGACCTCCTGGGCGTGGGTCGGGGCACCATGTCCCGGCAGGTGACGCGTCTGGAGCGCCTCGGGCTCCTGACGCGCTCGGCGGACCCGCGGGACTCGCGCAGCCAGCCGCTCACCCTCACCGAGGAGGGCGCGAGGCGCCTGGCGCACGCCCGCACCGGCCGGCAGCAGTACCTGCGGGACTCGCTGGTCGCGTGGCCGGCCGAGGAGCTCACGCACCTCGCCGACCTGCTCGCGCGGCTCAACGACGACCTCGTCCAGGACGGCGAACGGTCCGCCGGCCCGGGCTGA